A window from Kovacikia minuta CCNUW1 encodes these proteins:
- a CDS encoding single-stranded DNA-binding protein — MSSVGLNKWIVSGNLAADAEIKTVDLKSGEKAQVAEATLYVRKVRNWKESFTVSLSIWERSPAWRKLPYLKKGSLIICTGNVEPNPYITKTDKTAKAGLAMTVVDIDLDNVKSGEEEDEQPQTESLEEPTGQEAQPARSQNRKNGKAAEAATSA; from the coding sequence ATGTCCAGTGTTGGGTTGAATAAGTGGATTGTGAGTGGCAACCTTGCCGCCGATGCAGAAATTAAGACGGTTGACCTCAAAAGTGGAGAGAAAGCTCAAGTGGCTGAAGCAACCCTCTACGTTCGTAAAGTCCGCAACTGGAAGGAGTCTTTCACCGTTTCCTTAAGTATCTGGGAACGTTCTCCAGCATGGCGTAAGCTTCCCTATTTGAAAAAAGGGTCGCTGATTATTTGTACAGGAAATGTTGAACCTAATCCCTATATTACTAAAACGGACAAAACTGCTAAAGCAGGTTTGGCAATGACTGTAGTTGATATTGATCTGGATAATGTGAAGAGTGGCGAAGAGGAAGATGAACAACCTCAAACAGAATCCCTTGAGGAGCCTACTGGGCAGGAGGCGCAGCCTGCACGATCGCAGAATCGCAAAAATGGCAAAGCGGCTGAAGCCGCAACATCAGCATAG